The proteins below are encoded in one region of Oreochromis niloticus isolate F11D_XX unplaced genomic scaffold, O_niloticus_UMD_NMBU tig00000809_pilon, whole genome shotgun sequence:
- the LOC109200407 gene encoding interferon-induced very large GTPase 1-like translates to MGKIELENEFHKMWRETLKKLSFSEQRTTDVFTSVHHCLRNNLSRRGSHVCELLSQQRLQNCGNEPFKYTGERKKNIFALALSKIFNIPDPIMAVQKLADSIIDACTQFVSETVKGKNNYTDTYIQDILQMIEEKLQSYKDVQTDIKFEVSLKQYICGFAARAFQKMHEDFIQANDPYRCLEKNKEKFLDDFKDIFNKRDQCQKKTEEFTNKCLKPAVEDFVSRSLGPDIIDEMRRCEQFSTRMSFQYSVLLDLLSNDDLKKYVSYIDSYENYVKTWILNQIVEHFSIVSVSEFECRHLQSCIKSINDAINKAKRGKSDDLKTFVEDICKELGHTLVISQDALGAFMILNNANKEQFANWLTVSVNKMEDDVKIKFKNSNFETKLKHLKVNPQNELFNKLVGCGKQCPFCKAPCDAGGGGHVEHFASLHQPQGLGNYRWEKTQKLVTDICSSLVISDVQFKCSATNDKYHPYKRYKEIFPDWRIPPDVSLEASDYWKFIMAKYNNDFATKCSAIPADIPLAWKQITRDQAKKSLKESFQN, encoded by the coding sequence ATGGGAAAGATAGAACTGGAAAATGAATTTCACAAGATGTGGCGTGAAACTCTGAagaaactttctttttctgaacAAAGGACAACAGATGTCTTCACCAGCGTACATCACTGCCTGAGAAACAATCTGTCACGCAGGGGGAGTCATGTATGTGAATTGTTAAGCCAACAGCGTCTGCAAAACTGTGGAAACGAGCCTTTCAAATATACAGGTGAacgaaaaaaaaacatatttgctcTGGCACTGAGCAAGATTTTCAACATTCCAGATCCCATAATGGCGGTACAAAAACTGGCTGACAGCATCATAGATGCCTGCACTCAGTTTGTAAGTGAaacagtaaaaggaaaaaacaattaCACTGACACTTACATCCAGGATATCTTACAAATGATTGAGGAGAAACTACAAAGCTATAAAGATGTTCAGACAGACATCAAGTTTGAAGTTTCTCTGAAACAGTACATCTGTGGATTTGCAGCCAGAGCGTTTCAGAAAATGCATGAAGATTTCATCCAAGCAAATGATCCCTACAGATGTCTggaaaaaaataaggaaaagttTCTTGATGATTTCAAAGATATCTTCAATAAAAGAGACCAGTGTCAGAAGAAGACAGAAGAATTCACCAACAAATGTTTAAAGCCTGCTGTTGAAGACTTTGTGAGTCGATCCCTGGGACCTGATATCATTGATGAAATGCGGAGATGTGAGCAGTTCAGCACACGAATGTCCTTTCAGTATTCAGTTTTACTGGATTTACTTTCCAACGATGATCTTAAAAAATATGTGAGCTACATTGACTCATATGAGAATTATGTAAAGACATGGATACTCAACCAAATAGTGGAGCACTTCTCAATTGTGTCAGTATCTGAGTTTGAGTGCAGACATCTCCAGTCATGTATCAAAAGCATAAATGATGCAATCAACAAGGCCAAAAGAGGAAAGAGTGATGACTTGAAGACATTTGTTGAAGATATTTGTAAAGAACTTGGTCATACACTGGTCATTTCCCAGGATGCTCTTGGTGCTTTCATGATCCTGAATAATGCTAACAAGGAACAGTTTGCTAACTGGCTCACAGTGTCTGTGAATAAAATGGAAGATGAtgttaaaataaagtttaaaaactcaaactttgAAACGAAACTAAAACACCTCAAAGTGAATCCCCAGAATGAGCTTTTCAACAAACTGGTTGGTTGTGGCAAACAGTGTCCATTCTGCAAAGCCCCCTGTGatgcaggaggaggaggccaTGTTGAGCACTTTGCTTCACTGCATCAGCCTCAGGGTCTGGGTAACTACAGgtgggaaaaaacacaaaaacttgtCACTGACATATGCTCCTCTCTCGTGATCAGTGACGTCCAATTTAAATGCAGTGCCACAAACGATAAATATCATCCTTACAAGCGTTACAAGGAAATTTTTCCAGACTGGAGAATCCCTCCAGATGTTAGCCTTGAGGCATCAGACTACTGGAAATTTATAATGGCAAAGTACAATAATGATTTTGCTACAAAATGTAGTGCAATACCTGCTGATATTCCACTAGCTTGGAAACAAATCACAAGAGACCAGGCAAAAAAAAGTCTCAAAGAGTCGTTTCAGAACTAG